The following coding sequences are from one Nonlabens arenilitoris window:
- the arsS gene encoding arsenosugar biosynthesis radical SAM (seleno)protein ArsS (Some members of this family are selenoproteins.) has product MAVNTKTSLKKRDSDLANINKQMAILNGEPFSNGELPSFAKKIKDTTDQFPLRPKKLEIIQVNVGYMCNQVCAHCHVDAGPDRKEIMTRDTMDKIVEVIKTTGAHTLDLTGGAPEMNPDFRYFVEQASAAGIKDFIVRSNLTIIRANPKYHDLPDFFKKHNIHVVSSMPHWTRGKTDTQRGDGVFDKSIKALQELNDRGYGMPGSDLRLDLVYNPSGAYLPGDQASMEKDMKAALLEDFNIQFHNLFAITNLPIARFLDYLVASENYEDYMYALVDAYNPAAVENVMCTNTISISWDGWLYDCDFNQMLDLKIDNKIQHIDDYNEDLINNRKIQISQHCYGCTAGAGSSCQGVVA; this is encoded by the coding sequence ATGGCTGTAAATACAAAGACCTCTTTAAAGAAGAGAGATTCCGACTTAGCAAATATCAATAAGCAGATGGCTATTCTTAATGGAGAGCCTTTTTCTAATGGAGAGCTACCATCATTTGCAAAAAAAATAAAAGATACTACTGACCAGTTTCCTCTACGACCTAAAAAGCTTGAGATTATCCAGGTAAACGTAGGTTATATGTGTAATCAGGTTTGTGCTCACTGCCATGTAGATGCAGGACCAGATCGTAAAGAAATTATGACTCGCGATACTATGGACAAAATCGTTGAGGTCATTAAAACCACTGGAGCACACACATTAGATTTAACTGGTGGCGCTCCAGAGATGAATCCTGATTTTAGATATTTTGTAGAACAAGCAAGTGCCGCAGGTATTAAAGATTTTATTGTACGCTCTAATTTAACCATCATAAGAGCAAACCCTAAATATCACGACCTACCAGATTTCTTTAAAAAACATAATATTCATGTGGTAAGCTCTATGCCTCACTGGACCAGAGGAAAAACAGATACACAACGTGGTGATGGTGTTTTTGATAAGTCTATAAAGGCTTTGCAAGAATTAAATGATCGTGGATATGGAATGCCAGGTAGTGATTTAAGACTAGATCTAGTATATAATCCTAGTGGTGCTTATCTGCCGGGTGATCAAGCGAGTATGGAAAAGGACATGAAAGCTGCATTATTAGAGGATTTTAATATTCAATTTCATAACCTTTTTGCAATTACTAATTTACCTATTGCTAGATTCTTAGATTATCTAGTGGCTAGTGAAAATTATGAGGATTATATGTATGCATTAGTTGATGCTTACAATCCTGCCGCAGTAGAAAATGTAATGTGTACTAATACCATCTCAATCTCATGGGATGGCTGGTTATATGATTGTGATTTCAATCAAATGCTTGATTTAAAAATCGATAATAAAATCCAACATATTGATGATTACAATGAGGATTTAATTAATAATAGAAAAATTCAAATTTCTCAACACTGTTACGGATGTACCGCTGGTGCAGGTAGTAGTTGTCAAGGTGTTGTTGCATAA
- a CDS encoding TIGR04282 family arsenosugar biosynthesis glycosyltransferase yields MIDRYSKTAILLFAQSARVDAISKSLVDVAVMDVLNNHVLKTVRNSGLDYYHFTEKEQRGESFGSRFKNSIEDVFKLGYTSVICIGNDTPLLSVDLIHKAANSLFKENSVLGKSQDGGLYLIGLNRSQFQAQTFENLPWQSSQLSIFLINI; encoded by the coding sequence ATGATTGATAGATATTCAAAAACTGCCATTTTACTTTTTGCCCAGTCGGCAAGAGTAGATGCTATCAGTAAATCACTGGTAGACGTTGCGGTGATGGATGTTTTAAATAATCATGTTCTTAAAACAGTACGCAATTCTGGGCTTGATTATTATCATTTTACAGAAAAAGAACAACGCGGCGAAAGCTTTGGTTCAAGGTTTAAAAACTCTATAGAAGATGTTTTCAAACTAGGTTATACATCGGTAATTTGTATCGGAAACGATACGCCATTACTATCTGTTGATTTAATTCATAAAGCAGCAAACTCTCTATTCAAAGAAAATTCTGTTTTGGGTAAATCACAAGACGGTGGTTTATATTTAATAGGGTTAAACCGTTCACAATTTCAAGCGCAGACCTTTGAGAACCTACCATGGCAATCAAGTCAACTGTCTATTTTTTTAATCAATATTTAA
- a CDS encoding SusC/RagA family TonB-linked outer membrane protein codes for MKRITLFMLFLCGLIGTAQFTITGTVTDHTGEPVAFANVAEQGTRNGTTTSSKGTYIITVQENAVVTFSFIGYESYSVKVISSQTIDVILQEGDSLDQIVVTALGVKRQERELGYAVQTLDADQIEEVKAVNLLDNLAGKIAGISVTQGATGVGSSSKITIRGEASFSNNNPLFIVDGTPVNNNTVFNFTNEAAAGFQEVDFGNGAGELNQDDIASVSVLKGPAAAALYGTRASNGAIIIETKNGGKKKGLGISYNTSFFVDTAFQLPQFQNEYGQGNSGQFEYVDGLGGGINDNITYSWGPRLDAGINIAQFDSPVTLPDGTVVRGGDTALYNGLSITPTAFKSNPDNLKNFYETGHTFINNIAVSNGFEKGDYRFSFTDLRSESIIPGVNLDRQSVAAKLNFTPSDKTAIRTSINYVNSASDNRPSNGYGSENVNYSLVAWGPRSLNIDNLRNYWQPGLEGVQQYSFNYTFFDNPYFILNENRNSFGRDRLYGNVSLTQELTSELTATVRTGMDYSNEKRRFLRSYSTNRFRNGAYAEHDVTYREINTDFLLNYKNQFDDITFDASIGGNRLSQKASTTQAQTTSLAQPGIFSLNNAASPIESFGFRSEKRINSLYAYAKAGYKNFLYLDITARNDWSSALATPFTADNTSFFYPSVSTSFILSNIVDLPKVIDFAKIRASYAQVGNDTDPYQTQGTFISQTPVNAQPTFTNQDFIPNQNLRPETTSSVELGFDMRFLKQRLNVDFTYYNAVTSDQILSLPIGISSGFSQQVVNAGSVRNTGVEVVLNAIPVRTDDFQWSSTVNFATNRAIVEDLPQDEGRLTLAYSRVYDSQDQTVWHQVEEGGRIGDLYGTGYLRNENGDFVLTADGRFIADPELKKLGNYNADFTMGFNNSFTYKNWDASFLLDWRQGGILVSRTLALAAVGGQLEETANRPDAGIVANGVVNTGTAANPVYVQNTTAVSAESYYRQFYDRNHEENNVYDASYLKLRQFSIGYSFDLNKGALGLFNGGAEMRVSLIGRNLFAISEIPHFDPEQLAVQGQGFVSGVEDMSYASTRSIGIKAGIQF; via the coding sequence ATGAAAAGAATTACTCTATTCATGTTGTTTCTATGTGGTTTAATAGGGACAGCACAATTTACTATTACAGGAACCGTTACAGATCATACGGGAGAACCTGTCGCATTTGCAAACGTTGCAGAGCAAGGAACACGCAATGGTACTACAACCTCGTCAAAAGGAACATATATAATCACTGTACAAGAAAATGCGGTGGTTACCTTTTCTTTTATAGGTTATGAATCTTACAGTGTAAAAGTCATAAGTTCTCAAACAATTGATGTAATACTACAAGAAGGTGACTCTCTAGATCAAATAGTAGTCACTGCACTAGGTGTAAAAAGACAAGAACGAGAGCTAGGATATGCGGTGCAAACGCTGGATGCAGACCAAATAGAAGAAGTCAAAGCCGTTAATTTGCTGGATAACCTAGCTGGTAAAATCGCTGGTATTTCAGTAACGCAAGGTGCGACTGGAGTAGGTTCTTCTTCAAAAATCACTATACGTGGCGAGGCTAGTTTTTCAAACAATAATCCGTTATTTATTGTGGATGGAACGCCAGTAAATAATAATACCGTTTTTAATTTTACAAACGAGGCCGCAGCTGGATTTCAAGAAGTTGATTTCGGGAATGGCGCAGGAGAATTAAACCAAGATGATATAGCAAGTGTATCTGTTTTAAAAGGACCAGCGGCAGCAGCGCTTTATGGAACTAGAGCATCTAATGGTGCAATCATTATTGAAACTAAAAATGGAGGAAAAAAGAAAGGATTAGGAATATCTTATAACACGAGTTTCTTTGTAGACACAGCTTTTCAATTACCACAATTCCAAAACGAGTATGGGCAAGGAAATAGCGGTCAGTTTGAATATGTTGACGGACTAGGTGGCGGAATTAATGATAACATTACCTATTCATGGGGACCAAGATTAGACGCCGGTATTAACATTGCCCAATTTGATAGTCCAGTCACATTACCAGATGGTACCGTTGTGCGTGGTGGTGATACAGCACTTTATAATGGGTTATCAATCACTCCTACTGCTTTTAAAAGCAATCCAGATAACTTGAAGAATTTCTATGAAACTGGTCACACTTTTATTAATAATATTGCGGTCTCAAATGGCTTTGAAAAAGGAGATTATCGTTTTAGTTTTACAGATTTACGTAGCGAAAGCATTATTCCTGGAGTTAATTTAGACAGGCAAAGTGTAGCTGCAAAGCTCAACTTTACACCTAGTGATAAAACAGCCATCCGCACTAGTATCAATTATGTAAATAGTGCATCTGACAATAGACCGTCAAATGGTTATGGAAGTGAAAATGTAAATTATTCACTAGTCGCATGGGGACCACGATCTTTAAATATTGATAATTTAAGAAACTACTGGCAACCAGGCCTTGAAGGTGTACAGCAGTATTCATTTAATTATACTTTTTTTGACAATCCTTATTTTATATTGAACGAGAATCGCAACAGTTTTGGTCGTGATCGTTTGTATGGGAATGTTTCTTTGACTCAAGAGTTAACGTCAGAGTTGACAGCTACTGTAAGAACTGGAATGGACTATAGTAATGAAAAGCGTCGTTTCTTAAGGTCATATTCTACAAACAGATTTAGAAACGGTGCCTATGCAGAGCATGACGTGACTTACCGAGAAATCAATACAGACTTCTTACTGAATTATAAAAATCAGTTTGACGATATCACATTTGACGCTAGTATTGGTGGAAATAGATTGAGTCAAAAGGCCTCAACTACACAGGCTCAAACGACTAGTCTTGCACAACCAGGTATTTTTTCTTTAAATAATGCCGCTAGCCCTATTGAAAGTTTTGGTTTCCGTTCAGAGAAGAGAATTAATAGTTTATACGCTTACGCGAAAGCAGGCTACAAAAACTTCCTGTATCTAGACATTACTGCTCGTAACGATTGGTCCAGCGCTCTAGCTACACCTTTTACAGCAGATAATACTTCATTCTTCTACCCATCAGTATCGACTAGTTTTATATTGAGTAACATAGTAGACTTACCTAAAGTTATCGATTTTGCAAAAATCAGAGCCAGTTATGCACAAGTAGGAAATGATACAGATCCTTATCAAACCCAAGGAACTTTTATATCACAAACACCTGTAAATGCACAACCTACTTTTACAAATCAAGATTTTATCCCTAATCAGAATTTAAGACCCGAAACGACTTCTAGTGTTGAATTAGGGTTTGATATGCGATTCTTAAAGCAACGATTGAATGTAGATTTTACCTATTACAATGCTGTAACATCAGATCAGATACTTTCTTTACCTATCGGGATCTCTTCAGGTTTTAGTCAGCAAGTAGTAAATGCAGGATCTGTTAGAAATACAGGTGTTGAGGTTGTTTTAAATGCGATTCCTGTGCGTACTGATGACTTTCAGTGGAGCTCAACAGTAAACTTTGCGACTAATCGAGCAATTGTTGAGGATTTACCACAGGATGAAGGACGTTTAACACTAGCCTATTCAAGAGTATATGATAGTCAAGATCAAACAGTCTGGCATCAAGTTGAAGAAGGTGGCCGTATAGGTGACCTTTATGGAACTGGTTATTTACGTAATGAAAATGGAGATTTTGTTCTTACGGCAGATGGTCGTTTTATCGCAGATCCGGAGTTGAAAAAGCTAGGAAACTATAATGCAGATTTTACGATGGGATTCAATAACAGTTTTACTTATAAAAACTGGGACGCATCTTTTTTACTGGACTGGAGACAAGGAGGAATTTTAGTTTCTAGAACTCTCGCTCTAGCTGCAGTAGGTGGACAGCTAGAAGAAACAGCTAATAGACCGGATGCCGGAATAGTTGCAAATGGTGTGGTAAACACGGGAACAGCAGCAAATCCGGTTTATGTTCAAAATACGACCGCAGTAAGTGCTGAGAGTTATTACCGTCAGTTCTATGATCGTAATCACGAAGAAAATAATGTATATGATGCGAGCTATTTAAAGCTGCGTCAGTTCTCTATTGGGTATTCTTTTGATTTAAATAAAGGTGCTTTAGGTCTATTTAATGGTGGTGCAGAAATGAGAGTTTCTCTAATAGGGAGAAACTTGTTTGCAATCTCAGAAATTCCTCATTTTGATCCAGAGCAACTTGCAGTGCAAGGTCAGGGATTTGTCAGTGGTGTAGAAGATATGTCATATGCATCTACCAGAAGTATAGGAATTAAAGCAGGAATCCAATTCTAA
- a CDS encoding SusD/RagB family nutrient-binding outer membrane lipoprotein produces the protein MKNIFIYYSLITFLSIGMTSCTADFEEINTNSNAPVTVQPSLLLRQVIYNYGEEMSYEGFVAGGLLGQHMTALDFNLFDRHALKSPQLGGDPWPIFYRNLRDNELIINESRSSEAFKVYEGPALIFKAYMTAALTDIYGDVPYSEAFRGLDGIVQPQYDLQEDIYLQENGILDNLDKGIAAIENYTGSIALDGDVLYNGNLQAWVRLANSLKIKALVRISDKENISTRLQELYDDGNYIADNTQNAIFNFTDSEPNNFRMARLRAGDFNNFVMSVTMEEILEGLNDARIDILFRPRGNNGNGDDYEGLLNGIDASSTSVSLADYSLAGTIFRENTGMLDANYMTAWETNFLLAEAAEKGLITAPAQTLYETAVTQAFEYWNTTLPVDYLTTTAAYAANGNDPIEQIITQKWIASLINGYEGWIEYRRTGFPVLKNISASLNNNLIPVRMPYPAEEAALNADNYNVAASATNNNDINVPVWWDE, from the coding sequence ATGAAAAATATATTTATATACTATTCTTTAATTACCTTCCTAAGTATAGGGATGACATCTTGTACAGCAGATTTTGAAGAAATAAATACTAATTCAAATGCACCAGTAACAGTACAACCTAGTTTATTGTTAAGGCAGGTCATTTATAATTATGGAGAAGAGATGTCTTATGAAGGTTTTGTCGCTGGTGGATTATTAGGCCAGCACATGACAGCGTTGGATTTTAATCTTTTTGATAGACATGCTTTAAAAAGTCCGCAATTAGGTGGTGATCCATGGCCTATTTTTTATCGTAATTTAAGAGATAATGAATTGATTATTAATGAGTCTAGATCTAGTGAAGCTTTTAAGGTGTATGAAGGTCCAGCCTTAATCTTTAAAGCCTATATGACCGCAGCACTTACAGATATTTATGGAGATGTTCCTTATAGTGAAGCATTCCGTGGTTTAGATGGAATAGTTCAGCCTCAATATGATTTACAAGAAGACATATATCTTCAAGAAAATGGGATTTTGGATAATCTTGACAAAGGGATTGCAGCCATTGAAAATTATACAGGATCTATTGCTTTAGATGGTGATGTATTGTACAATGGCAATCTACAAGCTTGGGTAAGACTAGCAAATAGTCTTAAGATAAAGGCGCTAGTAAGAATCTCTGATAAAGAAAATATAAGCACTCGTTTACAAGAATTATATGATGATGGAAATTACATAGCAGACAACACTCAAAATGCCATTTTTAACTTTACAGATAGTGAACCTAACAACTTCCGTATGGCACGATTGAGAGCTGGAGATTTCAATAATTTTGTGATGAGCGTGACGATGGAGGAAATCCTAGAAGGATTAAATGATGCGCGTATCGACATTCTTTTTAGACCTAGAGGAAATAATGGGAATGGCGATGATTATGAAGGATTGTTAAACGGTATTGACGCTTCATCAACCTCTGTAAGCCTTGCAGACTATTCACTGGCAGGAACCATTTTTAGAGAAAATACAGGAATGCTAGATGCAAATTATATGACCGCTTGGGAAACCAACTTTTTACTTGCTGAAGCTGCTGAAAAAGGATTGATCACAGCACCTGCACAAACCTTATATGAAACTGCGGTAACTCAAGCCTTTGAATATTGGAATACAACATTGCCCGTGGATTATTTAACTACCACAGCCGCTTATGCCGCAAATGGAAATGATCCTATTGAGCAAATCATCACTCAAAAATGGATTGCGAGTCTTATTAATGGTTATGAAGGATGGATTGAATATAGAAGAACTGGTTTCCCAGTTTTAAAAAACATATCGGCTAGTTTAAATAATAATTTAATACCGGTAAGAATGCCTTATCCTGCAGAAGAAGCAGCGCTCAATGCAGATAATTATAATGTTGCAGCTAGTGCGACTAATAATAACGATATTAATGTGCCTGTGTGGTGGGATGAGTAG
- a CDS encoding sodium:solute symporter family transporter, whose protein sequence is MDFLTQTSTLQWLLIIASSVIFFILAPYAKDVETFFKAQHRGKKPSMVMLTGSLIISWIFAKSITNAANLGLAFGLVGGVAYAGYYLSFAVAGIVIYQLRVQGGFESIHHFLSSKFGKSAVNVFSILISFRLFNEVWSNTMVIGTYFGDMGTTAYYAAIIVFTLLTLAYTLKGGLSSSIFTDAIQIVLFSILLVIILGVIFTEPDVQVGEMFTSGTWSMELGLNLFFAAILQSFSYPFHDPVLTDRGFISSPRITRKSFLWAAVLGAICIVLFSLVGVYAQQAGLEGQAAVEVAKKLGVVLLLIINFIMITSAASTLDSTFSSFSKMLTIDLNLGKTVSFGRIMMVIVAVLGTIPVFLDAEILSATTISGTMVIGLTPVFLLWKMDAPKISYFLSVIAGLFFGVLLIFELFPEQLIHTSGKYSLLLWINFYGIIVSFILFLIPTCFKK, encoded by the coding sequence GTGGATTTTCTAACCCAAACATCAACCTTACAGTGGTTACTTATTATAGCGAGTAGTGTGATATTTTTCATATTGGCGCCATATGCTAAAGATGTAGAGACATTTTTTAAAGCACAGCATCGTGGTAAGAAACCTAGTATGGTAATGCTTACTGGTAGTTTGATCATCTCGTGGATTTTTGCAAAAAGCATTACTAATGCTGCAAATTTAGGACTGGCGTTTGGTCTAGTAGGTGGTGTGGCTTACGCTGGTTATTACCTGTCATTTGCGGTAGCAGGAATTGTAATTTATCAATTGAGAGTTCAAGGTGGATTTGAAAGCATCCATCATTTTTTGAGTTCTAAATTTGGTAAAAGTGCTGTAAATGTATTCTCGATATTAATTAGTTTTAGACTATTTAATGAAGTCTGGTCTAACACGATGGTGATAGGAACCTATTTCGGTGACATGGGGACTACGGCTTATTATGCCGCCATAATTGTATTTACATTGCTTACACTAGCTTACACTTTAAAAGGCGGACTGAGCAGCTCGATATTTACTGATGCGATACAAATAGTGTTATTCTCTATTTTACTGGTAATTATTTTGGGCGTTATTTTTACAGAACCAGATGTTCAGGTAGGGGAAATGTTTACTAGCGGAACTTGGTCTATGGAATTAGGTTTGAATTTATTTTTTGCGGCCATTTTGCAAAGTTTCAGCTATCCCTTTCACGATCCCGTGTTAACAGATCGTGGTTTTATTAGCTCGCCTAGAATTACTAGAAAAAGCTTTTTATGGGCAGCGGTTTTAGGGGCGATTTGCATTGTTCTTTTTAGTCTAGTAGGTGTGTATGCACAACAAGCTGGATTAGAAGGACAGGCAGCTGTTGAAGTGGCTAAAAAATTAGGTGTTGTCTTACTACTTATCATTAATTTTATAATGATTACTAGTGCAGCCAGTACCCTAGATAGTACATTTTCTAGTTTCTCAAAGATGCTTACTATCGATTTAAATTTGGGTAAAACGGTCAGTTTTGGTAGAATAATGATGGTTATTGTAGCCGTTTTAGGAACCATTCCTGTTTTTCTGGATGCAGAGATTTTAAGTGCCACAACGATTAGTGGTACAATGGTTATAGGACTCACGCCAGTATTTTTATTATGGAAAATGGACGCTCCTAAAATTAGTTATTTCCTATCTGTCATCGCTGGATTGTTTTTTGGTGTATTATTGATTTTTGAGCTTTTTCCAGAACAACTCATTCATACCAGCGGTAAATATTCTTTATTACTATGGATTAATTTTTATGGTATAATCGTTAGTTTTATTCTCTTTTTAATTCCCACATGTTTCAAAAAGTAA
- a CDS encoding metallophosphoesterase family protein — protein sequence MFQKVKDLGHKRGKMLLFGGVYSNFQALEAVMALARLHDIEPENCICTGDIIGYCGQPQETLDTFQEWNPYSILGNVEIQLRDDQEDCGCDFTEGSRCDGFSDVWYAFAKANLHTNSKDYFNTLPDHITFEYGGRTVGVVHGSADYVSQFIFKSSDWAEKIESYQDLVVDTIIAGHCGLPFKDQYENLLWLNPGVIGMPANDGVTHTWAMILNDEDGFEARHIPVVYDHQTAIVQMNKHNLPQEYALTLETGIWDNMEILPDEERLLLGKPQAF from the coding sequence ATGTTTCAAAAAGTAAAAGATTTAGGTCATAAACGAGGTAAAATGCTCCTTTTTGGTGGCGTTTATAGTAATTTTCAAGCATTGGAAGCAGTGATGGCATTGGCTCGTTTGCACGATATAGAGCCAGAAAACTGTATTTGTACCGGTGACATTATAGGTTACTGTGGTCAACCACAAGAAACTCTAGATACTTTTCAAGAGTGGAATCCATACAGCATTTTAGGTAATGTAGAAATTCAATTGCGTGATGATCAAGAAGATTGCGGTTGCGATTTTACAGAAGGTTCTCGTTGTGACGGATTTAGTGATGTTTGGTACGCTTTCGCGAAAGCGAACTTACACACCAACTCAAAAGATTATTTCAACACCTTACCAGATCACATCACTTTTGAATATGGTGGAAGAACTGTAGGAGTGGTGCATGGTAGCGCAGATTATGTATCACAATTCATATTCAAGTCCAGCGATTGGGCAGAGAAAATAGAAAGTTACCAAGATCTAGTAGTAGACACTATCATAGCTGGTCATTGTGGATTGCCATTTAAAGATCAATATGAAAATTTATTATGGCTCAATCCAGGCGTGATAGGTATGCCTGCAAATGATGGAGTAACACACACATGGGCTATGATATTAAATGATGAAGATGGTTTTGAAGCACGGCACATTCCAGTGGTTTATGATCATCAAACTGCGATTGTTCAAATGAACAAGCACAACTTGCCACAAGAATATGCACTAACACTAGAAACTGGAATATGGGATAATATGGAAATCCTACCAGATGAGGAACGACTATTGCTAGGAAAACCACAAGCGTTTTAA
- a CDS encoding rhodanese-like domain-containing protein translates to MKNLIFFISFLSISTSIQAQEINELLHQYNRMSVPYITVQTLKMEYDQYIILDTRKKPEYEVSHLPGAIWVGEKLDLELIDDISTDKPIVVYCSVGIRSEDYGEELLNAGFENVYNLYGSIFSWKDAGYNVVDPEGHDTDQVHVFSKAWEKYLKTGEKVY, encoded by the coding sequence ATGAAAAATCTAATCTTCTTCATATCATTTTTATCCATTTCTACCAGCATTCAAGCTCAAGAAATCAATGAATTATTACATCAATATAATAGGATGTCCGTGCCGTATATCACGGTACAGACCTTAAAAATGGAATATGATCAATATATCATTTTGGACACTCGTAAAAAACCTGAGTATGAGGTAAGTCATTTACCTGGTGCCATTTGGGTAGGTGAAAAGTTAGATCTAGAGTTGATTGATGACATTTCTACAGATAAGCCTATCGTGGTTTACTGTTCAGTAGGTATACGTAGTGAAGATTATGGAGAGGAACTTCTCAACGCAGGTTTTGAAAACGTATATAATCTTTACGGTAGTATTTTCTCATGGAAAGATGCCGGATATAATGTGGTAGATCCAGAAGGTCATGATACAGATCAAGTTCATGTATTTTCTAAAGCATGGGAGAAGTATTTAAAGACCGGTGAAAAGGTTTATTGA
- the metK gene encoding methionine adenosyltransferase, with protein MPYLFTSESVSEGHPDKVADQISDALLDNFLAFDPESKVACETMVTTGQVILAGEVKSNTYIDAQHIAREVVNKIGYTKGAYQFSGDSCGVISLIHEQSQDINQGVDRENKEEQGAGDQGMMFGYATAETDNYMPLALDISHKILIELAKLRREMDQITYLRPDAKSQVTIEYNDDNIPQRIDAIVISTQHDPFNEDDDAMLAQIKKDLVEILIPRVIEQLPAYAQKLFNDKITYHINPTGKFVIGGPHGDTGLTGRKIIVDTYGGKGAHGGGAFSGKDPSKVDRSAAYASRHVAKNLVAAGLATEVLVQVSYAIGVVEPTSIHVDTYGTSTVDLTDGEISKKVAQIFDMRPAAIESRLKLRNPIYSETAAYGHMGREPRTETLVFESPYNGRVEKTVELFTWEKLDYVDEVKKAFSL; from the coding sequence ATGCCATATTTATTTACAAGTGAGTCCGTAAGTGAAGGACATCCAGATAAAGTTGCTGATCAAATCAGTGACGCTTTATTAGATAATTTTTTAGCCTTTGATCCAGAATCTAAAGTAGCCTGTGAGACTATGGTGACTACTGGTCAAGTTATACTTGCCGGTGAGGTAAAATCAAACACCTATATAGACGCACAACACATTGCTCGTGAAGTGGTTAACAAGATAGGTTATACCAAAGGTGCTTACCAGTTTAGCGGCGATTCTTGTGGTGTAATTTCTTTAATCCATGAACAATCACAAGATATTAATCAAGGTGTTGATCGTGAGAATAAAGAGGAACAAGGTGCTGGTGATCAAGGAATGATGTTCGGTTATGCAACGGCAGAGACTGATAATTATATGCCACTAGCCTTAGATATTTCTCATAAAATACTTATCGAGCTAGCAAAATTGCGTCGTGAAATGGATCAGATAACCTACTTGCGTCCAGATGCAAAATCACAAGTAACGATTGAGTATAATGATGATAACATACCGCAACGTATAGATGCTATTGTTATTTCTACACAGCACGATCCTTTTAATGAAGATGATGATGCGATGCTAGCACAGATTAAAAAAGACCTTGTTGAAATTTTAATCCCTAGAGTTATCGAGCAATTACCAGCATATGCTCAAAAGCTCTTTAATGACAAAATCACTTACCACATTAACCCAACAGGAAAATTTGTAATCGGTGGACCGCATGGAGATACTGGACTTACCGGTCGTAAGATTATTGTAGATACTTATGGTGGTAAAGGTGCTCATGGTGGTGGAGCTTTCTCGGGTAAAGATCCTTCTAAGGTAGATCGTAGTGCTGCTTATGCTTCACGTCACGTGGCAAAAAACCTAGTTGCCGCTGGTCTTGCTACTGAAGTTCTAGTACAGGTATCCTATGCAATAGGTGTGGTAGAACCTACTTCTATACATGTAGATACTTATGGGACATCAACTGTAGATTTAACCGATGGAGAAATCTCTAAAAAAGTTGCTCAAATCTTTGACATGCGTCCTGCTGCGATAGAAAGTAGATTAAAACTAAGAAATCCTATCTATTCTGAAACGGCTGCTTATGGTCATATGGGTCGTGAGCCTCGTACAGAAACACTAGTTTTTGAATCACCGTATAATGGTCGTGTAGAAAAGACTGTAGAGTTATTCACATGGGAAAAATTAGATTATGTGGACGAAGTAAAGAAAGCTTTTTCTTTATAG